The following coding sequences lie in one Burkholderia cepacia genomic window:
- a CDS encoding muconate/chloromuconate family cycloisomerase produces the protein MSSVTIERIETRLVDLPTIRPHKLSVATMHGQTLMLVKVFCSDGVTGLGEGTTIAGMAYGPESPEAMKLAIDAYLAPAIVGRDATRVQTLMAFLGKLAKVNHFAKSALETALLDAHGKRLGVPVSELLGGRRRDRLPVAWTLASGDTATDIAEAERMLDLRRHNVFKLKIGAKSPETDIRHVAEIKKAVGDRASVRVDVNMAWSETQAARAIPALADAGCELVEQPVASAAALARLMRRFPVALMADEILQGPDSAFEIAKHHGADVFAIKIEQSGGLFAAQRVAAIADAAGIELYGGTMLEGAFSTVASAHLFASFANLQWGTELFGPLLITEEILTQPLDYSDFELTVPDGPGLGIELDEDKVRRFTRDGLTRVVR, from the coding sequence ATGTCCTCCGTCACCATCGAACGCATTGAAACCCGCCTCGTCGATCTGCCGACGATCCGCCCGCACAAGCTGTCGGTGGCCACGATGCACGGCCAGACGCTGATGCTCGTGAAGGTGTTCTGCAGCGACGGCGTGACGGGCCTCGGCGAAGGCACGACGATCGCAGGCATGGCCTACGGCCCGGAAAGCCCCGAAGCGATGAAGCTCGCGATCGATGCGTACCTCGCACCGGCGATCGTCGGCCGCGACGCGACGCGCGTCCAGACGCTGATGGCGTTCCTCGGCAAGCTCGCAAAGGTCAATCATTTCGCGAAGAGCGCGCTCGAAACCGCGCTGCTCGACGCGCACGGCAAGCGGCTCGGCGTGCCGGTCAGCGAATTGCTCGGCGGCCGCCGGCGCGATCGCCTGCCGGTCGCGTGGACGCTCGCGTCGGGCGATACGGCCACCGACATCGCCGAAGCCGAGCGGATGCTCGACCTGCGCCGCCACAACGTGTTCAAGCTGAAGATCGGCGCGAAGTCGCCGGAGACGGATATCCGGCACGTGGCCGAGATCAAGAAGGCCGTCGGCGATCGCGCATCGGTGCGCGTCGACGTGAACATGGCGTGGAGCGAAACGCAGGCCGCGCGCGCGATTCCGGCGCTGGCCGACGCCGGTTGCGAACTGGTCGAGCAGCCGGTGGCCTCGGCCGCAGCGCTGGCACGCCTGATGCGCCGCTTCCCGGTCGCGCTGATGGCCGATGAAATCCTGCAGGGCCCCGACAGCGCGTTCGAGATCGCGAAGCATCACGGCGCGGACGTGTTCGCGATCAAGATCGAACAGAGCGGCGGCCTCTTTGCCGCGCAGCGCGTGGCCGCGATCGCCGATGCCGCGGGCATCGAGCTGTACGGCGGCACGATGCTCGAAGGCGCGTTCAGCACGGTTGCATCCGCGCACCTGTTCGCGAGCTTCGCGAACCTGCAGTGGGGCACCGAACTGTTCGGGCCGCTGCTGATCACCGAAGAGATCCTGACGCAGCCGCTGGACTACAGCGACTTCGAACTGACCGTGCCGGACGGCCCCGGTCTCGGCATCGAGCTCGACGAAGACAAAGTTAGGCGTTTCACCCGCGACGGACTCACGAGAGTCGTGCGGTAG
- the catA gene encoding catechol 1,2-dioxygenase, protein MSVKVFETREVQDLLKAASNAGADNTKGGNARTQQVVLRLLGDLFKAIDDLDITPDEVWAGVNYLNKLGQDGEAALLAAGLGLEKYLDIRMDAADKAVGLDGGTPRTIEGPLYVAGAPVRDGVSKIDLDADEGAGPLVIHGTVTGLDGKPVAGALVECWHANSKGFYSHFDPTGKQSDFNLRGAVKTGADGKYEFRTLMPVGYGCPPQGATQQLLDGLGRHGNRPAHVHFFVDSNDHRKLTTQFNIDGDPLIWDDFAYATREELIPPVVAKTGGTALGMKADAYQDIEFNFVLTPLMQGKDNQIVHRPRAAATA, encoded by the coding sequence ATGAGCGTCAAAGTTTTCGAAACCCGGGAAGTGCAGGACCTGCTGAAGGCCGCGTCGAACGCGGGCGCGGACAACACGAAGGGCGGCAACGCGCGTACGCAGCAGGTCGTGCTGCGCCTGCTTGGCGACCTGTTCAAGGCGATCGACGATCTCGACATCACGCCCGACGAAGTGTGGGCCGGCGTCAACTACCTGAACAAGCTCGGTCAGGATGGCGAAGCAGCGCTGCTCGCGGCCGGCCTCGGTCTCGAGAAGTACCTCGACATTCGCATGGACGCGGCCGACAAGGCCGTCGGCCTCGACGGTGGCACGCCGCGCACGATCGAGGGGCCGCTTTATGTGGCCGGCGCGCCGGTGCGCGACGGCGTGTCGAAGATCGACCTCGACGCGGACGAAGGTGCAGGCCCGCTCGTGATCCACGGCACGGTCACGGGCCTCGACGGCAAGCCGGTCGCGGGCGCACTGGTCGAATGCTGGCACGCGAACTCGAAGGGCTTCTATTCGCACTTCGACCCGACCGGCAAGCAGAGCGATTTCAACCTGCGCGGCGCGGTGAAGACGGGCGCTGACGGCAAGTACGAATTCCGCACGCTGATGCCGGTCGGCTATGGCTGCCCGCCGCAGGGCGCGACGCAGCAACTGCTGGACGGTCTCGGCCGCCACGGCAACCGTCCCGCGCATGTGCACTTCTTCGTCGACAGCAACGATCACCGCAAGCTGACGACACAGTTCAACATCGACGGCGATCCGCTGATCTGGGATGACTTCGCGTATGCAACGCGCGAGGAACTGATTCCGCCGGTGGTCGCGAAGACCGGCGGCACGGCGCTCGGCATGAAGGCCGATGCGTATCAGGACATCGAGTTCAACTTCGTGCTGACGCCGCTGATGCAGGGCAAGGACAACCAGATCGTCCACCGCC